The Ipomoea triloba cultivar NCNSP0323 chromosome 13, ASM357664v1 genomic interval CAACCTAATGGGTCAACTACAAAGAAACCTCTCACCCCGGCCTATCTTTTCACAACCTAATGGGTCAACTACAAAGAAATCAAACATTGCATCACAATCGCTTAAGATAAAATACAATTGGTCTCCATTTATGACATAGTTATCCTTCACAAGTTTTTTCCATCCATTCCCAAAAAACATAGCATCTCAAATTTTTGATAACTCTATCTCCCAAACTTGCTTTTCAAGTTTCTCAGTGTTCATagctactgaagcacaaagagggctcgaacccactctcaacacaacatccatgtgggagtgtaaatcgggacaccgggtgccactagactacaaggatTGTgacatttgtatatttaaacaaatataattgaaaagacagttaacactcccacatggatgatgggagtgggttcaagccttagtggaggcgactgttgactcgttgtgcttgagaaagtagtaatgaacagatactacattgtaaaagagtcagtagtactaaaaaaaaaaaaagcgctaaataattttttctaagCCGTCCTCAATTTAATCAACATCATCAGAATCAGACGGCAGAATCAGACGGATATATGCGGTGccttcagatcttcagtctgacgctctcccaaCTGAGCTATCCCCGCACTTAACTTTACCTTTTTATACAGAATTCCACTAGAGATCTTCCATATATTTCCTAGTTGGGGTGCCAAGCTCCAATTCTTCATCCTTCTGCAGACGCCGAAGAGGTAAGTCTCCAAGTCCATActgaaaattgttaaaattaaaatgaattctTTAAAACTTGAGTGTAGTATGATGATAAAAGATTATATGTAATGCTGAGAAGTTATTTGGATTTCACACCAAAGTGTTTGAGTTATTGCCTCAAAGAGAGGCTTCCTTGCTATGAGTTTTTTTCACTGACCGTTTCTGCATTCCTGTGGATGTCGGTGcttaatttgaatattattcgaataattcttgattttattttctgatttttACTATGGCTGGTTGTGAgattattttatacaaatttcttatttttacttaatttgaAGCAGACAATTTGTATTTTGATTATAACATTGATGGTGCTTATGCTCTGTGATGAGCAATGATGCATCCAAAGGAATTCATTTTGTAAGGGGATTAAATAATTAAGCATTTACCATTATATTTTCCCACAGTTTTTCTCAGAAACAGTATATGGCGCctaaatttaaagaaattgcAAAGCGACGACTGCTAAGGATTACCATGGTCAATTGTTACAATTGCATACTGTTTATCTAAATGCAACTACACATTGAAGGAATGGAAGAAGATTGAAAAAGAATTACAGTCATTGGGAACTTTACATAAAGATTCACAACACTCAAGTAAGCTCACTGACATTATAATCGTTTGCCACAACATTTGaaagtttgtttttttatattttgcaatctTTCCAAAAAAATGTTGAATCAATGTGGAAAGACTTATAAAGTTATGTATTGGTGAGCGATTTGGTGAAGCCACTAAGGTCTGCCATTAGAAGATATAGCTTACAGTTATTTAAGGGATCTTACAAGTAGGAGACTAGTCGATCTGGCGGGCAAAACTTTCAAACCAAGCACTTGTTGGATATATGTTGACATGCATAGCTTTTGTGTACGAGAAGCTCAAAAAGAGGATCTTTTATGTGTAGTCAATACTCAACAATGTATTGGATGGTCATTAGACATACTTGCAAATCCGTGTTAATGGTTAAGTTTATGCTCACATAGTTTGGACTATCATGTGTTGTTTAGTTCAAATATCCCTCgctcccttttcttcttccagGGAGATTTTGAAATGTTTACGCCTTTcaaaaatttaagaattttagatttgaGTCAATCTTTAATACTCATAGAAGTGCCATTGTCATTAGGGGATTTAGTTTTTTAGTGCCATGGTTCGAAAGTCTTGATGATGTAGTATCAGGTAATTTGAATTTGGAAATGCTTATTGTTTCTGGCATTGATGAATCAACACATGGAGCACCTACTCTCCATTTGTCATCCAAAATCTAGGAGCTGCAACATTTAAGGCATCTGGAATGGAACTTGGGGAGATGTATATGGTAGATCCTCTAAACATGGTGCAAGAGAGTTTGCAAACATTGGTTTGTGTGATGCCAATCCATTTGAGGAAAGAAGTGTATTATTGCAGGTTTCCAAGCATAAGAAGACTGAAAATTCTGTATAAGGATGTCTTAGAGCCAGGTTGCGGAAATCCCATCATGGTTCTGGAGaattttgaggatttattaAGGCTGGAGACTCTAACGGTTATAGTTCTAGTTGGTAGTATAACCCTTTTAGAGTGGTTTGGTTTTGCTGCAAAATTGAAGGAGTTGAGATTGAGTGGGACTAATTTTCTGATAAGGTTTTAAGGGTAATTGGGCAGTTGGCCAGGCTTAAGGTGCTGAAACTTGAAAATGCTTTGTATGGTAGAGTGTGTCCACTGGGTACTAACATAACATAACATTTGATGCTAATTCTCAATAGCTAGCTACCATGCATGCTCTGATGCTCATGCACCTCAATCTACAGGATAGACTTAATTGCCTCCTccccaaattaaagaaaatataagtaAAAGGGGAAGCTTAATCTTATAAAGAATTCAGTTTATATGTTTCTTTCCTTTGTCttgtatcaatttttttttttaaaagattcaTCCTTTCTGTTCTCCCCATGGTAATTGAGAGGAATTAAACCATGCAACTTATGGATACAATATAATGGCAATTGGCAGTAACGTATCCTGTGATTCATCATAAGAATTCGCCCCATCActgaaaaaaataatgcaaaatgGGGAACATAACATATATGAAACCAGATGAGAAGAAGATATTTTAAACAGATTTGGCAAATAAAACACACAATATATTAGAAGAGAAAAGAAACACatacctagctagctagctaaaaTCATGAATCACGTCGTAGACAACAACAGTAAGTGGCGTAAGGGCCGCATCAATTCGAATTAGGCGAGCACGCCTGATATTGTACGCCTCCCAAGGGTTGTTTGCCTCTTTCTGAAACCACTTCCGCTTCTCCTGAATCTTCATGGCAGAAGTGACAACACAAGGGGGACACTGCTCCACCTTAATTGTCTCTAGGGTGTCTATAAAACTAACTTCAAATGGGATCTCTTCCAAACAATAACAACGTCTTAGGATTAGACACTTTAGTTTTGGGAAGTCGGCACTACACCTGACCTCCCATTTCTGGAGATTTGTAGCCTCAATGAGCAACACTTTTAAGTTAGAAAATTGTTCAAATGATCCCCACACTTGGCCGGAGAAGGCGTTTTCTAGTTTGAGAACCTTTAAAGCTCTCAATACCCATGGAAGCTTCATTATCGGGAGATTAGTCCCGCTCAACCTCAACTTCTTCAGCCCTGTAGAAAATAGTGGTTGCTCTAAACGAGTCATACTGTTTGCTGGGACTATAACCGTAAGTGTCTCGAGCTTCGACAAACACCTAATATAATCCAAATAGATGGTGGGGTTTCTGCAAGATCCAGGGCTTTGGGAACTTCCTATACACCTCTCCTGTGAAATGAGTTGGACTAACCCATGATAATGTTTGCAATTGCTCTATATTCCTGTTTGGAGGATCTACCTCATAGTAATTGCCAAGTTCAAGATGCCTTAAATGTGGTAACTCCCAAATTCTGAATGACAAATGGAAATGACCAGTTCTAAGTTGTGGTTCACCACCACAAACAATAACTGTCTGCAAATTCTGATTGTTTGACACTACATCATCTAAACCCTCAAACCACGGCGGTATAGATAGGTATCTCAGAAAAACTAAATCTCTTAAATACAATGGCACTattttgaagatttgaagtgcACTCAAATCCACAATTCTTAATAGCTTGAAAGATACCGACTTTACATAATCTCcttgaaagaagaaaagagagcGAGGGTTATTTGTAGTAAAGAGCGTGTAATAATCCAACCTATGCGAGTATAAACTTAACCAACGACATGAATTTACAAACATGTCTAATGGCAATCCGAAATCTTTTTGAGTATACATTGCACATAGGAGACCCTCTTTTTTAGTTTCTCTTGTACAAAAGTCCCATAAGGAGCTATGTATCCAGCAAACATTAGTCATCTTATGTTCCCATTTGCTGATTGAGACTAGACCACTATTAACAAGACCATCTAAATAGCAGTAACCTTCCTCTTCTAACTCCTTCACCAATTCCCTCCCAAATCCCTTACACTCCATTTGCCTCACAAATCCCTC includes:
- the LOC116002383 gene encoding putative late blight resistance protein homolog R1B-23: MLFHTFERKNIVSIVGLPGVGKTTLAKRVYGFQKAAKCYVRAWVTVPQEYKGNTLSQLTEKLHKHFGSSHQKMFFLVLDNIPNTRALDDILKCLPNDSLQIRILLTTQFNTVGSDAATFGNVHKMCILDPKRSWDLFCKKLSPKELRAPKFVEIAQHVVKECEGLPRSIVAVAERLSKCGYILKEWKKIEKEVETLGPLYNDAEHLRKLTLSYNQLPQHLKVCFLYFAIYPKGFKINVKRLIRIWIAEGFVRQMECKGFGRELVKELEEEGYCYLDGLVNSGLVSISKWEHKMTNVCWIHSSLWDFCTRETKKEGLLCAMYTQKDFGLPLDMFVNSCRWLSLYSHRLDYYTLFTTNNPRSLFFFQGDYVKSVSFKLLRIVDLSALQIFKIVPLYLRDLVFLRYLSIPPWFEGLDDVVSNNQNLQTVIVCGGEPQLRTGHFHLSFRIWELPHLRHLELGNYYEERCIGSSQSPGSCRNPTIYLDYIRCLSKLETLTVIVPANSMTRLEQPLFSTGLKKLRLSGTNLPIMKLPWVLRALKVLKLENAFSGQVWGSFEQFSNLKVLLIEATNLQKWEVRCSADFPKLKCLILRRCYCLEEIPFEVSFIDTLETIKVEQCPPCVVTSAMKIQEKRKWFQKEANNPWEAYNIRRARLIRIDAALTPLTVVVYDVIHDFS